The genome window ATCGGTGAATTCTTTGACGCATTCGAGTGCGGCATCCGTATCGGCGATGTTGTTATAAGAGAGCGCTTTACCTTGCAGCTGTTTTGCGGTGGCCACGGAGGCTTCTTCTGGATGGCGTTCGACATAGAAGGCCGCAGATTGGTGACTGTTTTCACCATAGCGCATGTCTTGCTTCTTCTCGAACTGCATGTTGAAGGTGCGAGGGAAAGAGGAATCTTCGTCGCCTTCTTTATTGTCACCGTACGAGGGCACCATTGTCCCGAAGTAGTTCGCAATCATCCCATCGTAAGCCGCGGTATGTTCAAAGGCGGCAATCGCAAGGTCAAAACGCGTGTTGAGGGTCAGCGAGGCGTCGTTTTCGTCCATTTCTTCGATTACACGGGAATAATCATCAGCGTTGACGACAATGGTGACGTCTTTGTGGTTTTTAGCGGCTGAGCGCACCATGGTCGGTCCGCCGATATCGATGTTTTCCACGGCATCTTCGAGTGTGCTGCCTGCTTTCGCGACGGTGTCAGCGAAGGGATAGAGATTGACAACCACCATATCGATAGGGCGAATATCATGTTGTTCCATGATTGACTCGTCCTGTTCACGGCGCCCTAAGATGCCACCATGGACTTTCGGGTGAAGTGTTTTCACTCGGCCATCCATCATTTCTGGAAAACCGGTATAGTCAGAGACTTCTGTAACTGCAATGCCTTGTTCGGTCAGTAGGCGGGCGGTGCCACCAGTCGACAAGATATCAACACCGCGCTCTACTAGCGCTTGAGCAAACTCAACAATACCAGTTTTATCTGATACGCTAATGAGTGCACGACGGATTGGACGAGCGTTCTTCATGCTTCCCTTTTCCTCAAATTCATGGAGTTTATGATGAAAGATATTTGCCAAAACGTTCAGTGATAGGTCGCAAAGTGGTGCGACGTTGTTTTGGTAAACACCTTCAACCCAGAATTTTTTATGCGCGTATTCTAACTAATTTCCTACTAAAGATCTCGCGCAATCGTTTGGCATGCGAAAATAATCGCAATTACGCAATTTTTCAAGTGAAAAATGCCATTGAATTAATATTGAGGTTAGCCATGTTTCAGATTGGTAAATTAGCAAAACGGTGCGATGTGTCGACCGACACGCTGAGGTTCTACGAAAAGCACGGTTTGATCGTGCCAGCTGGGCGCAGTGAATCAGGATATCGCTTGTATAACGAGGAGAATCAACATCAAGTCTTGTTTATTTTAAAAGCGAAGGCCGTAGGGCTGAGTTTGGATGACATTAAAGAGTTATTGGATATCCGTTTAGAGGTGACGGAACACAGCTGCGCAGAAGTGAAAGCCATCACGACGGCGAAGCTTCAGTTGATCGACCATAAGTTGCAAGAGCTTGAGCGTATTCGTCATGCCTTAAAAAAAATTAATGATGCATGCTGCGGAAAAACTGAGCAGGATGCGAGTCATTGTTCGATTTTGGCGGCGTTAGAGTAGTCCACCGCTTGCCTGTCTCAACGGGGGTTGTTTCCCCACACGGCCATGAATACTGGGGGGAGATGTCTTGCGATGTGATGTGGATATATGTAGTAAGTTGTTACGGTTATGTTTTTATTTATGATTTTTTGACCAATAAATTCATGCAGTTATCATTATATTTGGCTTAACTTCTAATTATTGACCTTATGAATATGTATTATTCTGCTAAAAAAATATAGAAAAGCGCTCACTTTTCGTGGGTGAGATTTAACTATCTGTTAATTCTATTTCGATCCTTATGATGGGCCTACCCTATAAATAAGGAATAAGAATAACTATGTTAAATTACAATATTCTGATTACGGTGGCAGCTTCCTTAGCTGGACTGTTATTTGGTTTAGACATTGGACTCATCTCTGGCGCGCTGCCCTTTATTACCTCAGAGTGGGGGATTTCGATTCATCAGCAAGAGTGGATTGTCAGCACCATGATGTTAGGTGCGACCTTGGGCTCTATTTCGAATAACTGGTTGTCTTCTCTTCTCGGACGTAAACGCAGTTTGATGTGGGGTGGACTGATTTTTGCCATTGGCACCATCGGTTGTACGCTATCCACCAATATTGACGTGATGTTGGTTTTCCGTGTCGTACAAGGTTTTGCTATTGGTATCGCGTCTTTTGCTGCGCCGTTATATTTATCGGAAATGTCTGATAAAGCGGTACGTGGCCGCCGCATCGCGACCTATCAATTAATGGTGACGGTTGGCATTTTGGCGGCATTTCTTTCCGATACTTGGTTTGCGCAAACGGGTAACTGGCGCATGATGTTTGCTGTCTTGTTGATTCCGACTGCGATCTTGGTGATCTCGGTATATTTTATGCCGCGCTCGCCTCGCTGGTTGGCTTCGCGTGGCTATGTGCAAGAAGCACAAAAGGTTCTGTTATCCCTGCGTATCGATGAACGTGCAGCAAGCCAAGAATATCAAGAAATTGTGGCGAGCCTTAAGATCAAACAATCCGGTTTTGCCTTATTTAAAGCCAATAAAAACTTCCGCCGCAGTGTGGGACTTGGCCTGATTCTTCAGTTCATGCAGCAATTTACCGGTATGAATATTTTGATGTATTACTCGCCAAAAATCTTCGAAATGGCGGGCTTTACCAGCAAGATGGAACAAATGTTCAGTACGGTTTTGGTTGGGGTAGCATTTGTTCTTGCGACCTTCATTGCCATTGGTATGGCCGATAGCTGGGGTCGTAAACCGGCCTTGAAAATTGGCTTTACCGTGATGGGTGCGGGCATGTTTTGCCTAGGTTTATTACTGAAATTTGTGTTAACTGGCGATGCTCCGGTCTATTTCTCTTACCTGGCCGTGTTGACGTCAATCGTCTGTATTTGTGGTTATGCCATGAGCGCCGCGCCGATGGTGTGGATTTTGTGTTCAGAAGTGCAGCCATTGAAAGGACGTGATTTTGGGATTGCTTGTTCTACGACCATGAACTGGATTGCTAACATGGTGTTAGGTGCAACCTTCCTAAGCTTATTGAACGGCATTGGTACCGCCCAAACATTCTGGTTATATGCGGGCTGCAATATCGTGTTTGTACTGGTGACCGTATTAATGGTTCCGGAAACCAAAGGGATTACATTGGAATCGATTGAAGCCAATTTGATGTCTGGTAAAAAGCTGAGAGATATTGGAATTTCTTCCGATGACAAGCTTGGCGAGCACTCGGCGGTACAATCGCCTCGTCTATAAGGATAGCAAAAAGAGAGGAACTCTCTGAAGATGAGCAATCAAGGCTAGCCAAATGGCTAGCCTTTTTGATCATAGAATGAGACGAGTTAGAGTAAACGGGTTTCCAATGCGAGCAGTTTTTGTTTCAGCGGCACGCCACCACCATAACCGCCTAGACCGCCATTGCTGGCAATCACACGGTGACACGGAATAATAATGGCATGTGCATTCGCGCCATTGGCGTTGGCAACGGCTCGAAAGGCAGTGGGTTGACCTAGTTGCTTGGCAAGATCGCCATAAGAGGTGGTATGCCCGTACGGGACGTTTTGTAGCGCTTGCCAGACCGATTTCTGAAAAGGGGTTCCGACGGTGAGCAATGGCAAGTTAAAGTTGGTGCGTTCTCCTTGGAAATATTCACAAAGTTGCTGTTTGGTGATTTCCAAGATCTCATCAGTTTGTTCAATGAACTCAGCATTCAAGCCTTGTTTGATTCGGTTATCGACGGTATCCCGTAATTTACGATAACGAAAATCACACAAACACAGTTGGTTTTGATAACTGCCGAGGACGAACTCAGCATACGGGTGTTTATAAAACTCAATATGAATGACTGACATGATGTAAATTCCTTTATCTGTATTAATATACAGTATCAGGCGCCTATGAGGGATTCAAGCGTCAATCTTGCAGCGTGCTAAGTAAACGCTGAATATCTTGTTTTCTCCCTTGTACAACCAATGGCTGCACATGATGTATCATCCCAACAGCGCTAGCATGTAACCATAGTATATTTTCATTCGCTTATTCCCTGCTTATCTGCATCCAATATTTGAGCTGTCTATGATTTGTGACGCATTACCCGTTCTGTACACCACTGGGATAATGTGACCCTTTGGGAATTTTTAGCGAGCAAGTTTTTGCCCCTTATTTTTTTGTCATATTCTGTTTTTATTTCGTTGAATGGGATACGAAGCGTTATGTTGTATGACATATTTGAGCAAAATAAAGTGCATCAATGTCCGATTGGGAGCCTTGATACGGAGACATGTACTTGCTCAAGTTGTTATGAAGCGAGGCAATGGAGAACCTCGAGTGAGGCATTGCATGCTGCAACGATGAAAAATTTTGCACCAACGGGCTCTTCAATGCCAATCAACGCTTTTCAGACTCAAAAGAATGTGCAGAAAGAATCGACCAAAGAGAAATACGAAAGACAAAGAAAAGAAAGGTATCAAGAACTGCAGAAGGTGGATCCGGATAATATGTATTGGCCACCGTATAACCCTCTCGCCAAAGAGGGAGAGAAAGATATTAAAGTTCAATACGTAAAAGGCATTACGAGTATTGCAGTTCTGTCTCTTGAAGAAGCTCAAGAATTTTACCAAAGTCTTGGCGGAAAAAAATCAGTAGGAGATTTTAAAACTTACACCGATCTCGCTAAAGGAGGAATAGAAGCGTACAGCAGTGCAAAAGGATTAGGCGGTTTAGGCGTCAAAGCTCGAACTAAAAACATCAATGGTAAAGATTGGATCATCATAGAAAATTTTCGACGACATCAACAGACGCTAATGAAAGGGAATAAGTGGGGGGCAAATAATCCGAAAGTCATCAAAATCGGACTGGGCTTGAATGATATGAAAGGTGCAGTTCGTTATGTAAAGTTTAATGTTGGGATTGAAGTCGCTTTTGCCGCGGGAGTGAATGCGGCAGATTACATACTGAGAGATGATGCGACATTAAGTGAATTTGTGGGTAATTCGTCAGGAGATATTGTTAAAGGCGTGCTTTCTTTGGTTGGTGCTGCGGCTATTACTACCGCATTAGTTCCTGCTTCCGCTGGAGTGTTAGCTACTGGAATTGTATTTGCAATTGCTTCCTTTGGTCTGGGAGCGGGTATCGATTATGCTGACGAACTTAACGGTTATACAAAAGATTTTACAACAGCTGTAAAGGAAATTTTTGAATGATTTTCTTACGTATAATTATCACTGTATTAGTGATATTGGGAAGTGGCTTTCTCAGTTTGGATATAGTTGAAAGAGCTTTTGATATCTCAGATATAGTGAAAGTAGATGGTGTACTTAATATTTGGGGGACATACGGTTTATTCTTAATTGGTCTTTATGGATTAATGTACTGGTTAGGGCAGATTATTGAATTACCTTTCCCGATAGGTAACTTTACTAAAGTAATAGTCGTGATTGGAGTAATATTATCTCCTTTACTGACAGTGGTTACATACGCAAAAGTGCATACAGATATCGCCGGTTATGTTGAGTGTTCTTCTCTTCGTAAAGTATCACTTCATTATTCGAGTCGTACTTATGCAATCTCGAAGGAATTATGTTTAACTGAGGCTAAGGATAGGTGAGATCTTTGGTGGGCTTAAGTAAATAGGTTATCGTTGTGTTGCCCTAAGAAATGGTGATTAATGCTGCCCACACGGGCTGTTGAAATGGGCTGCTTACCATCAATAACGCGTACATCAAAGCGCTCGCCAACCCTTTTTGAATGCGCTTATCAACAGTATCAAGCGCCTATGAGGTATTCAAGCTGAGGGATTCAAGCGTCAATCTTGCAGCGTGCTGAGTAAACGCTGAATATCTTGTTTTCTCCCTTGCACCACTAATGGCTGCACATGATGAGTCTCGATCTGAAGCCCTTGTTTTAACACATTAATGGCTTGCTGCGTTTGGCCTTGCTCAGCAAGAAAGTCACCATAAAAATAATGCGCCGTAATATCGTCAGGACTGAGTTTTATCGCTTCTGCGAGTAACACCCCCGCTTTATCATCATCCCCAAAACTGATTGGCCAACCGGGCGCACGATAATATAGGGCGCCTAACGTGACGAGTACCGCCGTATGTCGTTGTCCGCTGGTGGTGTTTTTCAGTGCTTCCAGCCGTGTTTTCGCTTGCTTGATAAGAGATAAAGCGTCCGAAGTGCTTGATACGTTTGCTAAAGAGGCGAGGTTGATCGCGAATGCGATGTTGAGATCGGGATTATTAGGATGCAAAGTGAGATGTTGTTGCTCTTCATCAACCAGGTCTTGAAAGCAAGACTGTTTAGAGTCTTCGCCCTTGATTTGATATTCACACACGGCCCACTGATGCTGTAATTGACTGAGGGGGGTGTTGAGTGGTGTAGCCAAAGAGAGATTAGACCACAATCCCAACAGCGTTATCATGTAGCCATGGTATATCTTCATTCGCTTTCTCTCCCTATTTCGCGGTGTCGTGTGGCGTGCCCGATAATGTCATTCACTTGAATCCAATACGACTAGTGTCGCTGATCTCCATGACATTTTATGATTCAAGATGTAAAAACTTGATGAGTAAGCCAAAAATAAAAGCAAAATAGATTGATTGGCTGGGCACTCAACTCACGATCAACTCACGACATACCTTTTTAAAAAAGGAGCGAATGAGCGCCCGTGTATACCGCCATCAGTCCAAATAATATCATCGTGACACAGGGAACCTTGCTGATAAACATTTGGCCGAATTGGTAAGCAAAAATCTTGCGTGCAAAATAGCTGTACCCCAGCATGATAGAGAGATCAATAATGAGCCATATCACCATGAGCGTTGCTGAATGCAGAACGTAGTTATCATTCAATGAAATAAAATTGGGCAGAAAGGCGATAAAGAACAGAATATCTTTGGGATTGGATAGACCAATCTTGATTGCTTTGAAAAAGCGGCTTTTGACGTTATCGACTTGCTCCGTGTCCAAAGACGAAAAGTAAGACATCACCGCAACATAGATCAGATACCCCCCTCCAATTAATTGTCCTATTTTTAACAGATTTTCATTGAATGAAAAGGCGTTAATAATCGCGGTTAAGCTGAGAAGCAGCAAAATCTGTGCAGACAGCAGAGCTCCAAGGATGGTGGCTTTAGGGAGTTGGTTGCGTGATTCTGCAATAATCAAGCTGACCATCGGTCCCGGGGAAACAATCAGTAAAGCAACTGAAATCGCGAACGTCAGATAGAGCATGGCATCACTCCGAGTTTCAATGACAGACACGCATGTCATCGGGTGTATTTAAGCAAAGGCGACTCTTTGGTGTTGGCGGGATGGGGCCAATATCCAGATCATCGAATAGCAGATAACCTGTTTGATGACCAATACATTGAAATTGAATCATTTGTGAAACCCGCTTTTCAGGCAAGATCGGTTTGGCAAATGCGCGTTGTAGGATGGTGTTATCACGCTTCACGGGAACGGCTCCTTGTGTTTATCGCTTAACTTTTTATTCGAAGTACAACGGATGTTGTGAGTATTGAAAGTGAAATTAGCGACTTGTTGCTTGATATTATTCATGGATAGGGCTGCGTTGAAAAACGAAATAAACTGCTGTTTAATGTGAGTAAAACTCAATATAGAGGCGCAGATGGTTTCGTTACCTCCTTTATACGCATTACGGGCATTTGAGGTGGCTGTGCGTTATGGCTCGTTTCGTCAGGCCGCAGAAGTCTTACATGTCACACCTGGAGCGGTGAGTCGTCATATTAAAACATTAGAAGAGTGGTTTGGCGCCCCGTTGTTTGTTCGAAATGGACCCAAAGTAACGGTGTCTGAACAGGGGGATCTATTTGCTCAACAAATTACACAAGGTTTTTTACAACTTGAAACCGCTTGTGAGCAATTAAAAACTCAGCGTTATGATTTACGCTTAAAGGGACCATCGACCCTTACCATTCGTTGGTTACTCAATGCATTAAAATACTTAGATGAGAAAAACTCATCATTGCAGGTTCAGCTTTCCAGTGTATGGATGGAGGTTGACCACGTGGATTTTCGAGTGGAACCTTATGATTGCGCCATTTTGTTGGGGAACGGCGATTTTGGTGACAATACGACATCGGCTTTGCTGTTTGAGGAGTGGTTGATTCCTGTATGTGCACCGGGGGTGGTGAACGATGCGCAGAGCAATCTGGCGGATTGTCATTTGATTCATCCGACCGGAGATCGTCGTGACTGGCAGTATTGGCTGGGAAAAACGCATCATACCCCGCGACCCGATGTAGGCAGGGGAATCGTTTTTGATACGTTAGAGCAAGGCAATATGGCGGCGATGGGCGGTCATGGTGTTTCTATTAGTGATTTAAGACTATCGATTCCGTTAGTGACAGCAGGGCTGCTTGAATTCCCTTTTTCAACGGCCACTTGTACTGGTGATGGGTATTATCTTGTGTGGCCAACAGACAGCCACCACCAAGAAAGTATCGTACAATTACAGGCCTTTCTTATGCAACAACTGCCTCCAGATATTCCAGATACCATGACGTTGATCGGAATGTAGGCCAGAATTAAAAAGGACCTGCCAAATTCATGGCAAGTCCTTTTGATTCTATTGGTTACGATATGATGTTTAGTTCATGCCGTATTTTCAATTCTATCATCTTTAATGTATAAATATGATGTCAAGATGATTTTTCTAATCGATTGTTATTAAATATTTATTTAGGTTTTTTTAAGTTTAATGTGTATATAAGTCTGGTTTTTATATTAGAGTATAAGTAACGTGTATCAATTATAAATAATTATGTCACCAAAAAAATTAAACTGATTGCCATGATTTTTAGTGATGATTACATTCTTTCTACCTTAATAGTGCATAAAAACCAAATAAAATCACCCCCCACCATCCAATACTATTTACCCACATAAATATCTTAAATTTAATATTAGTATTTATAGCTCTTTTCTTGATAAAAGGATAAACTATACAATAACGCAAAAATCTAGATATAATACTCGATGATAACATACTAGTATGATTTGAATGGAGCTTTTTTACATCTTTGGATAAAATATTATCAATAAAAATAATTCTTTTCGAGTCTCCTAAAGATAGCACCGCACCAAATAGTACTGCTGGTAAAGCCCATATGATAATATAAACTGAATATGTACCTAGAAAAACTATCTTTATATTATTGATAATTTCTTCTACCATGATTGAATTTCCTCTAGCATATCCACAGCAGATTCATATAATACGTCGCCTAGTGCTTTCCCCGCCGTAGAACTAACCGTACCACCGATAGCACCGCCAGCAACAAAAGCAGATATCGATGCAACTGCAATAACTGGGGCACTAACTGTAATACCTACCGCACTAGCAGTTCCCAAAACCAAAAGTGTTCCGCCAACAGCTAAATTTGCCAACACACCGCCACCGTATAAACCACCTAAAAACCCCATGATTTCTCTAGTAGCCGTTTTTGCACAGTGACCATCCCTATTAACATTGCATGCTTCGTAGGTACTTTTAACCCCACTAGCAGCGCCTAGAGTTAACCCGACGTAACCCACCCCTTTTGCAGCAGAGACTCCCATGGCGACATTTGCCATTCTCTTCCCTAGATTAGGAATAAAACCTTTCTCCAAAATATGCTCTGCATTATGAACAATCGATTTGGTTGATAAATTTAAATTTCGACGTATTTGCTGGTAAACGGGAAGTTGTACACTCCTTTTTGATAACCGAGCAAAAGAACCATCTAACTTATTGAATAAATGAGCTCTCTGGGCTACAAAGGTACCATAGTTAATTCCGCCTGTACGGCTTGCCATAGCAACTTGTTCTGCATACAAGTTATTAATTTCTAGTAGTACGCCATTGATATTTTTCAAATGCTGCTCAACCGTTGAAGCCGCTACACCGACTCCTAAAGACGCATAGGCGTATTGATCACTAGGGAGTCCATCTGATTTAATATGATTCCATGCATTATTAGCGTAGTGATCTAACAATTCAAAATGACGATTAGCCAATGAAACCAAATCTTCAGTCAGTTTTCCGAGCTCAATACTCGCTGCTTTCGCCTCTTCCTGAAGATCAGCTAGCAGTTGCTTGCTTTTGGAGTCAGTCGGTCGCGTTGAAGGCAAAATTACTATTTCACCTTCTCTAACTGGGTCATTTAAGTGTATGTTGCACTGCTTGATCAACCTACGCTGTTCTTCTGAGGTATCAGGTGTAAATAACTCTAACCATAACGACGACTTAGGTTGCGTCTTAGGGCTGGACATCCAGCCCAAAATGAACTCTTGTGCTTGCTCTTGTTGTCTTTTATTCCAATCCTTATCTGACTGTTCAATTCTTTCTTTGCGCTGTCTTGAGACCTTCTCTTTGATCGATTCTTTAGGTATATCCTCTTTATAATGACTTCCAATACCCGGAATCGTCGAGCCGCCAGTAATATCCGCTTGATAGGCTTTGTCTAAAGCTGCTTGGCTGGCGTTAAATTGGCGCTCAAACTCACATGAACCACAACGGCATGTTTCTGGATTAAAGCTTCCCATCGGACATCGATAAATTTCATCAAACATGGTCTAACATCTTTTTATTTAGCTAACTGACTGAGTGGTTATCTTGTCATCAAATCACTACCACATTAAGTACTGGCTGATTACGGCATAACTTATAGGTGGTAGTGTAAAAGATCGAGCCAGAAAAAAGTGTAAGTAAGCGTAAAAATGAGTGCGCAATTCCATATTCATTACAAATGATAATGAGGCTAGGCTCTTTTACTCTCGGTCTAGTTGTATGAGATGGATGGATTTGTCGCTGGTTTTCTATGTTAACAATTCTACTTATATGGTGAGTAAGCGATGACACATGAGGTGGTGATAAAGTTTGATGGAGCGATCAGAATGTGGCTTAAAGGTGTTTTCGATGAAGGTTGTTTGCTTGATGGCAACATTGCCGCGATGTTTGAACAGCATTACAGTTATAAGTAATCACTTCAGTGGATTAATCATCACAATAAAACCAACCACCAGAAGGTTGGCTTTGTTTTTATGGAGCTAAAACGTTTGAGTGTGGTGACAGTGGATTCTCTTCTTTCCTCACATCATGGACAACTTTCTCGCGTCACTTCTTGACCCGATTTTCTCAATAGCAGATTATGAGCCCAGTTGAGCATTTGCAACTAGATAGACTTGTTCTGTAATTTGTAAGTGTAAGGGGGGGTAAGGTGTATGGAACAGGATGTTACTGTTCTAGTGTCTTTATTTTCTAAAAAGATTATAAAGACAATGTCTGCTGAAAAGACACTGTTATAAGCCAAGGTTAGCCCCGAATTCAACTGCGAAGTGCGACACTCTCCAATATCCCCCTCTGGCAGGATAGTTGTCACTGTTAAAATTTAACCAGTTAGGGGCGGTAACAGAGTAAATCATGTCTCGTTATCCGCAGGAAAGAAAAGACGCTATATTGAAAAAACTATTACCTCCATACTCTCGCTCAGTGGCGGAAGTCGCAAAAGAAGAAGGCATCAG of Vibrio zhugei contains these proteins:
- a CDS encoding LysE family translocator is translated as MLYLTFAISVALLIVSPGPMVSLIIAESRNQLPKATILGALLSAQILLLLSLTAIINAFSFNENLLKIGQLIGGGYLIYVAVMSYFSSLDTEQVDNVKSRFFKAIKIGLSNPKDILFFIAFLPNFISLNDNYVLHSATLMVIWLIIDLSIMLGYSYFARKIFAYQFGQMFISKVPCVTMILFGLMAVYTGAHSLLF
- the zntR gene encoding Zn(2+)-responsive transcriptional regulator produces the protein MFQIGKLAKRCDVSTDTLRFYEKHGLIVPAGRSESGYRLYNEENQHQVLFILKAKAVGLSLDDIKELLDIRLEVTEHSCAEVKAITTAKLQLIDHKLQELERIRHALKKINDACCGKTEQDASHCSILAALE
- a CDS encoding sugar porter family MFS transporter, translated to MLNYNILITVAASLAGLLFGLDIGLISGALPFITSEWGISIHQQEWIVSTMMLGATLGSISNNWLSSLLGRKRSLMWGGLIFAIGTIGCTLSTNIDVMLVFRVVQGFAIGIASFAAPLYLSEMSDKAVRGRRIATYQLMVTVGILAAFLSDTWFAQTGNWRMMFAVLLIPTAILVISVYFMPRSPRWLASRGYVQEAQKVLLSLRIDERAASQEYQEIVASLKIKQSGFALFKANKNFRRSVGLGLILQFMQQFTGMNILMYYSPKIFEMAGFTSKMEQMFSTVLVGVAFVLATFIAIGMADSWGRKPALKIGFTVMGAGMFCLGLLLKFVLTGDAPVYFSYLAVLTSIVCICGYAMSAAPMVWILCSEVQPLKGRDFGIACSTTMNWIANMVLGATFLSLLNGIGTAQTFWLYAGCNIVFVLVTVLMVPETKGITLESIEANLMSGKKLRDIGISSDDKLGEHSAVQSPRL
- a CDS encoding methylated-DNA--[protein]-cysteine S-methyltransferase, which gives rise to MSVIHIEFYKHPYAEFVLGSYQNQLCLCDFRYRKLRDTVDNRIKQGLNAEFIEQTDEILEITKQQLCEYFQGERTNFNLPLLTVGTPFQKSVWQALQNVPYGHTTSYGDLAKQLGQPTAFRAVANANGANAHAIIIPCHRVIASNGGLGGYGGGVPLKQKLLALETRLL
- a CDS encoding tetratricopeptide repeat protein, encoding MKIYHGYMITLLGLWSNLSLATPLNTPLSQLQHQWAVCEYQIKGEDSKQSCFQDLVDEEQQHLTLHPNNPDLNIAFAINLASLANVSSTSDALSLIKQAKTRLEALKNTTSGQRHTAVLVTLGALYYRAPGWPISFGDDDKAGVLLAEAIKLSPDDITAHYFYGDFLAEQGQTQQAINVLKQGLQIETHHVQPLVVQGRKQDIQRLLSTLQD
- a CDS encoding LysR family transcriptional regulator, with amino-acid sequence MVSLPPLYALRAFEVAVRYGSFRQAAEVLHVTPGAVSRHIKTLEEWFGAPLFVRNGPKVTVSEQGDLFAQQITQGFLQLETACEQLKTQRYDLRLKGPSTLTIRWLLNALKYLDEKNSSLQVQLSSVWMEVDHVDFRVEPYDCAILLGNGDFGDNTTSALLFEEWLIPVCAPGVVNDAQSNLADCHLIHPTGDRRDWQYWLGKTHHTPRPDVGRGIVFDTLEQGNMAAMGGHGVSISDLRLSIPLVTAGLLEFPFSTATCTGDGYYLVWPTDSHHQESIVQLQAFLMQQLPPDIPDTMTLIGM
- the purH gene encoding bifunctional phosphoribosylaminoimidazolecarboxamide formyltransferase/IMP cyclohydrolase, producing the protein MKNARPIRRALISVSDKTGIVEFAQALVERGVDILSTGGTARLLTEQGIAVTEVSDYTGFPEMMDGRVKTLHPKVHGGILGRREQDESIMEQHDIRPIDMVVVNLYPFADTVAKAGSTLEDAVENIDIGGPTMVRSAAKNHKDVTIVVNADDYSRVIEEMDENDASLTLNTRFDLAIAAFEHTAAYDGMIANYFGTMVPSYGDNKEGDEDSSFPRTFNMQFEKKQDMRYGENSHQSAAFYVERHPEEASVATAKQLQGKALSYNNIADTDAALECVKEFTDPACVIVKHANPCGVAIADTILEAYDRAFKTDPTSSFGGIIAFNRELDADTAKAIVDRQFVEVIIAPSIAAEAIEIVAAKKNVRLLECGQWTTKTTGREVKRVNGGLLVQDRDQGMVALDDLTVVTQRQPSEQEMQDALFCWKVAKFVKSNAIVYAKDHSTIGVGAGQMSRVYSAKIAGIKAADEGLEVAGSVMASDAFFPFRDGIDAAAEAGITCVIQPGGSIRDQEVIEAADEHGMAMIFTGMRHFRH